A genome region from Nicotiana tabacum cultivar K326 chromosome 13, ASM71507v2, whole genome shotgun sequence includes the following:
- the LOC107764404 gene encoding ATP synthase subunit delta, chloroplastic-like yields MDTLSTSVSSLKVPTLRRNSADLYSSHFNFPNHHLFPTFTKPTSKILNKTNSFIQTKTFNIPTSVPCKNLPLKQSSSRHQTTHTRASSGYAAALVDIAKCNNSLEILERDVIKLSKWLRKDPFLFLEDKEKGYVLKEILSKGKFHKHLVGLLKLLVEKNKVGIINEVLMEFERIYDEVCGAQIVLVSSDVKMEKDKIFGIAKKVQELSGAEKVKVKVRHLVDDNKKRSRFSAL; encoded by the coding sequence ATGGATACTCTCTCCACCTCAGTTTCTTCACTCAAAGTTCCAACTCTGCGTAGGAACTCGGCTGACCTTTACTCATCTCATTTCAACTTTCCAAATCACCACTTATTCCCTACTTTCACAAAACCAACTTCAAAAATCTTAAACAAAACCAACTCTTTTATCCAAACCAAGACTTTCAATATCCCTACTTCCGTTCCATGTAAAAATCTACCACTCAAACAATCCTCCTCAAGACATCAAACAACTCATACTAGAGCTTCAAGTGGTTATGCTGCAGCACTAGTCGATATAGCTAAGTGCAACAACTCAttagaaattcttgaaagggACGTTATTAAGCTATCCAAATGGCTAAGAAAAGacccttttcttttcttggaagataaagaaaaagggTATGTTCTTAAGGAGATATTGTCAAAGGGGAAATTTCACAAACACTTGGTGGGCTTGTTGAAGCTTTTAGTGGAGAAGAACAAAGTGGggataataaatgaagtgttGATGGAATTTGAAAGAATTTATGATGAGGTTTGTGGGGCACAAATTGTGTTGGTTTCATCAGATGTGAAAATGGAGAAAGATAAAATTTTTGGAATAGCTAAGAAAGTACAAGAACTTAGTGGGGCTGAAAAAGTGAAGGTTAAGGTAAGACA
- the LOC107764419 gene encoding ATPase GET3A-like: MALSNNQEIPEGTVQNLMEQDTLKWVFVGGKGGVGKTTCSSVLGILLSQVRSSVLIISTDPAHNLSDAFQQRFAKTPTVVNGFTNLYAMEVDPTIENEEGGSEGVDGFFSDLANAVPGIDEAMSFAEMLKLVQTMDYSVIVFDTAPTGHTLRLLQFPSTLEKGLAKIMSLKSKFGGMLSQMTRLFGVDDEFGEDAILGKLEAMRDIIEQVNRQFKDPEMTTFVCVCIPEFLSLYETERLVQELTRFEIDTHNIIINQVLFDVEVVESQLLKARMRMQQKYLDQFYTLYDDFNITKLPLLPQEVCGVEALKAFKYHFLTPYRPSRVRASAEELESGIAKLKEQLKDAEAEYERIRKGNNQV, from the exons ATGGCTTTGAGTAATAATCAAGAAATACCAGAAGGGACAGTGCAGAATTTAATGGAACAAGACACGTTAAAGTGGGTATTTGTAGGTGGAAAAGGTGGCGTTGGGAAAACAACATGCAGTTCTGTTCTTGGAATCCTTCTTTCTCAGGTCCGATCGTCTGTTCTCATAATTTCCACTGATCCAGCTCACAATCTCAGCGATGCTTTTCAACAGCGTTTTGCAAAAACTCCCACTGTCGTTAATGGCTTCACCAATTTGTACGCCATG GAAGTTGATCCAACTATAGAGAATGAAGAAGGCGGTTCAGAAGGAGTGGACGGTTTTTTCTCGGATTTGGCCAATGCAGTTCCAGGAATTGATGAAGCCATGAGTTTTGCTGAGATGCTAAA ATTGGTGCAAACAATGGATTACTCTGTAATAGTGTTTGATACAGCACCAACGGGACACACTCTCCGGCTATTACAGTTCCCGTCGACACTAGAGAAAGGGCTCGCCAAAATAATGAGTTTGAAGAGCAAATTTGGTGGTATGCTGAGTCAG ATGACTCGTCTCTTTGGTGTTGACGATGAATTTGGTGAGGATGCAATTCTAGGCAAGCTTGAAGCCATGAGAGATATTATTGAACAAGTGAACAGACAATTCAAGGATCCA GAAATGACGACGTTTGTTTGTGTTTGCATTCCGGAGTTCCTCTCTCTGTATGAGACTGAAAGACTTGTTCAAGAACTCACTAGGTTTGAGATTGATACACACAACATTATAATTAACCAAGTCCTCTTTGATGTAGAAG TTGTTGAATCTCAGTTGCTGAAAGCTAGAATGCGGATGCAACAAAAATACTTGGATCAATTCTACACTTTATACGACGACTTCAATATCACGAAGCTGCCTTTGCTTCCGCAAGAG GTTTGTGGTGTTGAAGCTCTGAAAGCATTTAAGTATCATTTTCTTACACCGTACCGACCTTCTCGTGTGCGAGCTTCAGCAGAAGAGCTGGAGAGTGGGATAGCTAAACTGAAAGAACAGTTGAAAGAtgctgaagcagaatatgaaAGAATTAGGAAAGGGAACAATCAGGTTTAA